The Drosophila willistoni isolate 14030-0811.24 unplaced genomic scaffold, UCI_dwil_1.1 Seg110.1, whole genome shotgun sequence genome includes a region encoding these proteins:
- the LOC124460787 gene encoding uncharacterized protein LOC124460787 has translation MSWLVVRVHRTLALRLSSDSSQLSLSELSSGSSNLKRGHKRKAQGHEKPIETKRFKKVLESSEESVQISSYGGMEEGYGLGGCQIKSRPCSVKSEMEVEPDVINGQRPPS, from the exons ATGTCTTGGTTGGTGGTCAGAGTTCATCGGACTCTAGCTTTGAGACTATCATCGGACAGTAGCCAGCTCTCTCTGAGTGAGCTCTCCTCCGGATCAAGCAATCTCAAACGGGGACACAAACGAAAAGCCCAAGGGCATGAAAAACCCATAGAGACTAAACG gttcaaaaaggttctcGAATCCAGTGAGGAGAGTGTACAAATCTCCTCGTATGGAGGTATGGAGGAGGGATACGGGTTGGGAGGCTGCCAAATTAAATCCAGACCATGCTCGGTTAAATCTGAGATGGAGGTAGAACCGGATgttataaatggtcagcggcCCCCTTCATAA